Sequence from the Rutidosis leptorrhynchoides isolate AG116_Rl617_1_P2 chromosome 3, CSIRO_AGI_Rlap_v1, whole genome shotgun sequence genome:
aaagtataacgggtgatggccatgccgaagctcgatatactttagtcttaatacattattgggtgatggccatgccgaagctcgaaatgtattaattataattgtattgttcgaataaaagtgtttttatttttattattgtatcgttcgaataaaagtgttatttatataattatattgttcgaatattgttatttatattatctattgtgttaagcagttgagcattataacttttcttataccgattatattattgttgtcaaacgttaaaaaaaatagaaccggtaaaaatataattcgcaaaatcgaatcctagtccaagaaaaatccgatcgagatccgaaaaagaaccggttccggaaaaaaaatccgaaaaaaatccgacGCTGAGAACCGGAACCGGATCCGGAACCGGTTCCGAAAAATCCGGACAAAAAAATCCGGTTTTTTTGTTGTCCGAATCCGGTTTTTTATCCGGTTTGTGCATCTATAGATACCAGAGGCACAACCTTGGAGAAAACTCTCACCCCGGGATTTGAATCTGCACCTATTTTTTCAAGGATACGAGTCCAGAACTAATTGAAgctttttaccactcaaccaataACTCGGTGGTAAAACAAGTtattacctccgtctcattccaatagggcagtattccattttaggatgtcccattctgatagtccacttccataaatagaaaggaaagaagatatttcattggtggatctggagagagaaaatatttcattggtaGAGAAATGaaattagtgggatttcctaaaactgcgtgttttttgtctgtggactattggaatgagacgaagGGAGTACTATCTAGTAGCGAGTCGTGCCTAACCAGTATAGATGGGCAAAAAAACCGGATCCAGATCCGATCCGGTGACCCGATCCGGAACCGGATCCAAGCAAAACCGGACACAGCAAAAACCGGATCCGGATCCGAGATCCGATCCGGTTCCACCCGGATCCAGTTTTTCAAGAAAACCGGATTTTTTCCGGATATAAACCGGATTTTATCCGATCCGGTTTggatccggatccggatccgatccggtttttcaaaaaactagccgttttttttttttaccattttaacCCCACAAAGTCCATTATAAATAAATGGTAATGCCTTGGTTGAAAATGCACCAACAAACATTCTCATATTTATTTCTAAATCACTAAATATTCTCTAATCTCTAGTCTAATTATCCCATAATGGATAATTCACAAGCTTCCGTTTTCGGTTCCGCTTCCGTTGGAACATCTTCACAAGGCTACACTACGGCCGATATTGATTACAAAAAAGAAACAAAGCGAAAAGGGGACGTTTGGTCCAAATTCGAGTTGTGTGTAATGAAGGATGGTGCGGAAAAAGCTCGTTGTACACAATGTATGAAGTTCATGGGTGTTTCGGGTAATACAACGTTAAGAAAACATCTTGACAAAAGTTGTAGTGCAAGGCAAGACCCGAGACAACAAACAATGCGGGCCGAAAAAGAAAAATCCGATCGAGATCCGAAAAAGAACCGGTTCCGGGAAAAAATCCGACGCCGAGAACCGGAACCGGATCCGGAACCGGTTCCGAAAAATCCGGACAAAAAAATCCGGTTTTTTTGTTGTCCGAATCCGGTTTTTTATCCGGTTTGTGCATCTATACTAACCAGACAGAAAAGAAACAGGGCAAACAACACGAACACAATCACGGGGACAACACAATAAGGCACCAAATAGACACTTCACTATTAAAATTTTGTTTAATATCACTCAGTCACACGATATACAACAGGATAACTCAATTGAATTTCATAACGTTGTTGAAATAAAATTGAGAAAACAAACAAACATCCCATCTACTAATTTTCTTTAGGTCCTATTAATGCCAATCTCACTAAACTATTCTTAATCAGTTGATTTTTAGCTAAATAAGCTCTCTATCATCCCTTGCCTACATCAACTCGTAGTTGCTTAACTAACCACAATAAGTTATTACACAAATCAACTGAATTATAACTTATAAACTCCACTGAGatgtaataatattacttatatatatatatcttatataaaacGATTCTTTTGGATATATATGCAATCAAAAAAGCAAACTGCATGCTAAACTCTAGACACAAAAGCTTAAGCTTCAAGGGATGCAATTCTTAGAATTTAGTCAAGTACAGCAGGCAACTAACAGCACAATGATATGAAAAACATTCATAGAGAGTACACATCAAAAAGTATAAACGTCCGACTCTACCAACATGAGTTTTAAAAAACGATCTTAACATGCCATAACCAAGCTACTAGTAACCTTCAACAAAACATTACGCGCTCGGCTCAAGGGCTAACAGAACGGTCCCTGTCAGCTCCACCACCCCTAGGGTAATCACGTTCATCAGGGCTACGACTACGGCTAGGTTCCCTTGGTGCTCGCCGCTCCCTTACAGGACTACGGTCCCTTGGTGGAGGGCTTCGGCTTGGGCTCCTAGACCCAGAGCCATCGTAGGGTGGAGACCTGTCAGCAACAGGACTTCGACTGCGGCTCCTGGCGGGACCGTCATAAGGCGGAGACCGCTCTCTAACAGGAGATTGTGAGTACGACCGCCTTTTATCTCTAGGTGAAATAGACCTACAAACAATAATCAGCAATTAACATAATAAGCTCCCTTTATAACACGTGCAAGAAAAATGTCCCAATTACATTAACTTATGTTAAATTGAATTAATAGAAGTGTACCTCGCGTGCTTATTTCTCTTTGGAGGAGGAGAGTACTCCCGGCTATGGGATCGTGATCGAGCATAGCGAGGAGGAGGTGACCGAGAGTAACGTGGTGGTGGTGACCGCCTACGATCATTAAACCGACCACCGCCTCTGCAATGATAGATGAATCAAAATTTTAGCTAATGCAACAAGAAATAACCCATGTTTTAAAACAACTAAAAACATTCATATATTTACCAAGTTAAAAAAAgtcaattattatattattatcagtaAGATAACAACCGAGTGTAGCTTACCTGCGTTCCCGAAATCGCATGTCGGTTGGCTTCTTGCGGTTCTCTTCAGCAAAAACAACAGTTAGCTGCCGCCCTTGAAAAGTCTGACCATCCATCTGGTACTTAGCTTCTGCAGCATCAGCAGGTTCTAAAAATTGAACAAACCCAAACCCTCGCGGTTCCCTGCACAAAAATAGAAgaaaaaaatagaaatagaaataaacTCGATAGTTGCTACAACATCTGACCACGTAAGTTTTGGGCTGTTTGAGTAATTTGATAGCAAAGAGTTCCGATCATCAATTAACATAATTCAGAAACAAACTTTCAAACCGATCATCAATTAACATAATTCAGAAACAAACTTTCAAACAGCCCCGTGTCAGTAAAATATTTGaacaacaataatactaatacaataataacaatattccattaattaatttaatatgtcatcaTCAACATAAGCAGCAGATAAAGCAAGCACATGGCTGCTGACCTGGCAAATGTGAATATTAATATGACTTGAAATTCTTCAAGACTTGAGAAATCTTCCAAATGAAAGTGTACCAAACTCTAATTGCTTGTCATCTTCATTAACATTAACACCATCTTGTAAAAACTCTTAATACTTGATTGGGGTGTCATGAAACCTTTACAACTTGTATATATCAAGAGAATCTTTAATACTTGACTGGTGTCTTCAAAACATTTACCTCTATTCACTGTTTAATCTTAAAAATCCCATTTGAGACATAAGATGGAATATGATACTATATTATTATTCATTAAGAGTCAATTTAAGTTATGTCTAATTTCTAATGATCAAAACTAAAGGATAAAAAAAGAATGTCAAAAATGAAAAAAACAGATTGGAGGTCGCCTACACTGTATTTTTACTTTAGAAACCATCCTAAACCTAAAATTTTGATTGAAAACACAATGAAATTGAAATAGTCTAATGTTTGTAGTCCAACTTAACAAACAAATAACCACTGAAAAATTTGACAAATAACCATCCAAAACCTAATTTGATTAAAATGCACCAAAACAGAAATAATTTAATGTTAATACCATAATGAGATTAACTCGATAACAGAaacgtatgaatgtgtattatgctACCAAAGCTCACCCGCTGTAATAATCCCTTGGCAAATAGATATCCTTCAGCGGACCAAATTGTCCAAATGGCCTCTTTAAATCTTCAGGCCTAAAAACATCATAATGCAAATCACACATCAACAAGTCACAACATTAATCACCCGACACAATGAAATAATCATGAAAAACATTAGCAGAATGACAAGATAGAACAAACCGGCAATCATGACGAAGATTACGAACTAGAAGACTGGTCGGAAGATCAGCATCACGACCACGTCTGCTGCCACCACCGCCGCCGCCACCATAGCGGCCCCTCGGACTAGGGCTCCTTCCTCTCCTCCCATGACCACCACCACCTCTAGGAGGAGGTGACGGAGAGTAGCTCCTTCCACCCATTTATAACCCTAATTCAACAGAATCAATTGGAACAAGCAACCAGATGGTTTTTAatcaaattaatatataaaaattagagAATAAGACCCGCACAAGCAAATAACGAAAAAACAtttgattattagtcgaagaacagagaattaaaaaaaaaaaaagaataaatcgTAGATAATTTACCAATTAATTTAGGGTTCTTGTTTGTACAACCTATAACCTACTAGTATCAAAGTCGTCACTAAAAGCTTAACTTCACGCACATAGATAAATCAGGCTTATCTTCTATCTCAAATATAACACCACAACTGAAAT
This genomic interval carries:
- the LOC139897736 gene encoding serine/arginine-rich SC35-like splicing factor SCL30A; translated protein: MGGRSYSPSPPPRGGGGHGRRGRSPSPRGRYGGGGGGGSRRGRDADLPTSLLVRNLRHDCRPEDLKRPFGQFGPLKDIYLPRDYYSGEPRGFGFVQFLEPADAAEAKYQMDGQTFQGRQLTVVFAEENRKKPTDMRFRERRGGGRFNDRRRSPPPRYSRSPPPRYARSRSHSREYSPPPKRNKHARSISPRDKRRSYSQSPVRERSPPYDGPARSRSRSPVADRSPPYDGSGSRSPSRSPPPRDRSPVRERRAPREPSRSRSPDERDYPRGGGADRDRSVSP